A single region of the Pseudomonas granadensis genome encodes:
- a CDS encoding PepSY domain-containing protein yields the protein MNTLTALITASIICLTAGTAFARDLGPDEALRLRDAGTIVSFEKLNAAALAKHPGSEITETELEEKYGKYLYQIELRDPQGKKWDLELNAVDGEVLKDHQDT from the coding sequence GTGAATACCCTGACTGCCCTGATCACCGCCTCGATCATCTGCCTCACCGCCGGTACTGCTTTTGCGCGCGATCTGGGACCTGACGAAGCGCTTCGTTTGCGCGACGCTGGTACTATCGTCTCCTTCGAGAAGCTAAACGCCGCCGCGCTGGCCAAGCACCCGGGCTCGGAAATTACCGAAACCGAGCTGGAAGAAAAATACGGCAAGTACCTTTACCAGATCGAACTGCGCGATCCGCAGGGCAAGAAATGGGATCTGGAATTGAACGCGGTCGACGGCGAAGTGCTCAAGGATCATCAGGATACGTAA
- a CDS encoding sensor histidine kinase, producing MRSIQRRLSLGLISVMVIVGVVLAQTSLWLFEAGLQRYLEAGLRNDSESLLVALVRGPQGLQLDERHLSPAYQRPFSGHYFRIDFADSHWRSRSLWDQDLPLLDHPGLHSNLQLGPDGQQLLILRSDYRRLGQSISISVAQDYTPVRESFQRMRQIGLAAGLTALLVILLLQRLTVRRALKPLERAREQIAQLHQGQRSQLDDQVPVELEPLVAQINHLLAHTEDSLKRSRNALGNLGHALKTPLAVLLSVASSEKLDAHPELRKILIEQLEQVQQRLNRELNRARLSGDALPGALFDCDAELPGLLATLNMIHGEHLALSYVAPAGLQLPWDREDLLELLGNLLDNACKWADAEVRLSVIERTDGFSLSVEDDGPGIPEQQRAEVFSRGTRLDEQTDGHGLGLGIVRDIVETWGGLLVLGESEWGGLKVVIELPRR from the coding sequence GTGAGATCGATCCAGCGCCGCTTGAGCCTGGGTCTGATCAGTGTGATGGTGATCGTCGGCGTGGTGCTGGCGCAGACCAGCCTGTGGTTGTTCGAAGCAGGTTTGCAGCGTTATCTGGAGGCGGGTCTGCGCAACGACAGCGAGAGCCTGCTGGTGGCGTTGGTCCGTGGCCCGCAAGGCTTGCAGCTGGACGAGCGGCATCTGTCGCCAGCCTATCAGCGGCCGTTTTCCGGGCATTATTTCCGCATCGACTTTGCCGACAGCCACTGGCGTTCGCGCTCATTGTGGGACCAGGACCTGCCGCTGCTCGATCATCCCGGCCTGCACAGCAATCTTCAGTTGGGCCCGGACGGCCAACAGTTGCTGATACTGCGTTCGGACTATCGGCGCCTCGGCCAGTCGATTTCAATCAGCGTCGCGCAGGATTACACGCCGGTGCGCGAAAGCTTCCAGCGCATGCGCCAGATCGGTCTGGCAGCAGGCCTGACGGCGTTGCTGGTGATTCTGCTGTTGCAGCGTCTGACCGTGCGCCGTGCCTTGAAACCGCTGGAGCGGGCGCGCGAACAGATCGCGCAGTTGCACCAAGGCCAGCGTTCGCAGCTCGATGACCAGGTGCCGGTGGAACTGGAGCCGCTGGTAGCGCAGATCAACCATTTGCTCGCCCACACCGAAGACAGCCTCAAGCGCTCGCGCAACGCCTTGGGCAATCTCGGCCATGCGTTGAAAACGCCGCTGGCGGTGTTGTTGAGCGTGGCGTCGAGCGAGAAACTCGATGCACACCCGGAACTGCGCAAAATCCTCATCGAGCAACTGGAACAAGTGCAGCAGCGCCTCAATCGCGAGTTGAATCGCGCGCGCTTGTCCGGCGATGCACTGCCCGGCGCGCTGTTCGATTGCGACGCGGAACTGCCGGGCTTGCTGGCGACGCTGAACATGATCCACGGCGAGCATCTGGCGCTCAGCTACGTCGCCCCGGCCGGGCTGCAACTGCCGTGGGACCGTGAAGATTTGCTTGAGCTGCTGGGCAACCTGCTCGACAACGCCTGCAAGTGGGCGGACGCCGAAGTGCGCTTGAGCGTGATCGAACGCACCGATGGCTTTTCCTTGAGCGTCGAGGATGACGGCCCCGGGATTCCCGAACAACAGCGCGCCGAGGTGTTCAGTCGTGGCACACGGCTGGATGAACAGACCGACGGCCATGGGCTGGGGTTGGGGATCGTGCGCGATATCGTGGAAACGTGGGGCGGGTTGCTGGTGTTGGGCGAGAGCGAGTGGGGCGGGTTGAAGGTAGTGATCGAATTGCCTCGGCGGTGA
- a CDS encoding PepSY domain-containing protein, producing MKLNVRTTRHTALVLLLFCSTAMARDLDQDEALSLREKGVILPLEQVLQQAMDRYPEAKLLEVELEEKHDIYIYEVELLTVEGVARELHLKADTGELVKDKED from the coding sequence ATGAAGCTTAATGTTCGCACCACCCGCCATACGGCCTTGGTGCTGCTGTTGTTTTGCTCCACGGCGATGGCCCGCGACCTTGATCAGGACGAAGCCCTGAGCCTGCGCGAGAAGGGCGTGATCCTGCCGCTGGAGCAAGTGCTGCAGCAGGCGATGGACCGTTATCCCGAGGCGAAGCTGCTGGAAGTCGAGCTGGAAGAAAAGCACGACATTTATATTTATGAAGTCGAATTGCTCACCGTCGAGGGTGTCGCCCGTGAGCTGCACTTGAAGGCTGATACCGGTGAACTGGTAAAAGACAAGGAAGATTGA
- the queD gene encoding 6-carboxytetrahydropterin synthase QueD has translation MEIFKEFTFESAHRLPHVPDGHKCGRLHGHSFKVALHLSGDLDPHTGWIRDFSEIKAIFKPLYERLDHNYLNDIPGLENPTSEVLAKFIWNEMKPLLPELSAIRIHETCTSGCIYRGE, from the coding sequence GTGGAAATCTTCAAAGAGTTTACTTTCGAATCCGCCCACCGCCTGCCGCACGTCCCGGACGGCCACAAGTGCGGACGTCTGCACGGTCACTCGTTCAAAGTGGCGCTGCACCTGAGCGGCGACCTCGACCCGCACACCGGCTGGATCCGCGATTTCTCCGAGATCAAGGCGATCTTCAAGCCGCTGTACGAGCGTCTTGATCACAACTACCTGAACGACATTCCCGGTCTGGAAAACCCGACCAGCGAAGTGCTGGCCAAATTCATCTGGAATGAAATGAAGCCGCTGCTGCCGGAACTGAGCGCGATCCGCATTCATGAGACGTGCACCAGCGGGTGCATCTATCGCGGCGAGTAA
- a CDS encoding response regulator transcription factor yields MRLLLVEDHVPLADELLASLQRQGYAVDWLADGRDAVYQGSSEPYDLIILDLGLPGVPGLEVLAQWRAGGLSIPVLILTARDSWAERIEGLKAGADDYLTKPFHPEELQLRIQSLLRRSKGQANQPTLKAAGLHLDEGRQCVVREGTDIQLTAAEFRLLRYFMLHPEQILSKSHLAEHLYDGETERDSNVLEVHVNHLRRKLGKSVIETRRGQGYLFGGQAS; encoded by the coding sequence ATGCGTTTGCTCTTGGTGGAAGACCACGTACCGCTGGCCGACGAGTTGCTCGCCAGCCTGCAGCGGCAAGGTTACGCGGTCGATTGGCTGGCGGACGGTCGCGATGCGGTGTATCAGGGCAGCAGCGAACCCTACGATTTGATCATTCTCGACCTCGGCCTGCCCGGCGTGCCGGGGCTTGAGGTGCTGGCGCAGTGGCGCGCCGGTGGGCTGTCGATTCCGGTGTTGATTCTGACGGCACGCGATTCCTGGGCCGAACGCATCGAAGGCCTGAAGGCCGGCGCCGACGATTACCTGACCAAACCTTTCCATCCCGAAGAGCTGCAATTGCGCATTCAGTCGCTGCTGCGCCGCTCCAAGGGCCAGGCCAATCAACCGACCTTGAAGGCCGCCGGCCTGCACCTGGACGAGGGGCGTCAGTGCGTGGTGCGTGAAGGCACGGACATTCAACTGACCGCCGCCGAGTTTCGTCTGCTGCGCTATTTCATGCTGCATCCCGAGCAGATCCTCTCCAAGAGCCACCTCGCCGAACACCTCTACGACGGTGAAACCGAGCGCGATTCCAATGTCCTTGAAGTGCACGTCAATCACCTGCGGCGCAAGCTCGGCAAAAGCGTGATCGAAACCCGTCGCGGCCAGGGTTACCTGTTCGGCGGGCAAGCCTCGTGA